The following coding sequences are from one Thermogemmatispora onikobensis window:
- a CDS encoding nitroreductase family protein has protein sequence MLVFETIRRRRSISKMSERRPTRGQIERMLEAATHAPNHHRVEPWKFIVFSGAARQELGEAMAQALALRLGQGKDEKIRALIEKERHKPLRAPVVIVVAAEAPQRSEVRAIENIEAVAAAVQNMLLTAEEQGLATMWRTGEAAYDPQVKAWLGLAPEDEIVAFLYVGYPALSPPERIPTDYRQKTRWLGDLE, from the coding sequence ATGCTGGTGTTTGAAACGATCCGCCGACGGCGTAGCATCAGCAAGATGAGTGAGCGCCGTCCGACGCGGGGCCAGATCGAGCGCATGCTGGAGGCGGCAACCCACGCCCCCAATCACCATAGAGTCGAGCCTTGGAAATTCATCGTCTTTAGCGGTGCTGCCCGCCAGGAATTGGGGGAGGCAATGGCCCAGGCTCTGGCGCTGCGCCTGGGTCAGGGGAAGGATGAAAAGATACGGGCCTTGATCGAGAAGGAGCGCCATAAACCCTTACGTGCCCCAGTAGTGATTGTGGTAGCAGCAGAGGCTCCTCAGCGTTCCGAGGTGCGCGCCATTGAAAATATCGAGGCGGTGGCCGCCGCCGTTCAGAATATGCTGCTGACCGCCGAGGAGCAGGGCCTGGCCACCATGTGGCGCACCGGCGAAGCGGCCTATGACCCCCAGGTCAAAGCCTGGCTTGGCCTGGCCCCCGAGGATGAGATAGTGGCCTTTCTGTATGTTGGCTATCCAGCCCTCTCGCCACCGGAACGGATTCCAACCGATTATCGGCAGAAGACACGCTGGCTGGGCGACCTGGAGTAG
- a CDS encoding universal stress protein: MNRHILLGIDPAISPATRQAITKVRELVEQAPAFHVILLTVIPIPYTASPSLGMYVGQIQPLPITTEQRSEAEEVLKRARLEFQKYAISSERIEMMIRVGEPAGEIVRAARELGVDLIVVGSRGEGFRHKLRRLLVGSISRRVLALAPCPVMIVMAPPIAHPGDLVAWYRKALTAYLEEQTGALAVFTPQEVATMFLPASKKKAGRKEIAAATLALEHLVNSGRLCRREVKGQLRYVND; encoded by the coding sequence ATGAACAGGCACATCTTGCTTGGTATCGATCCCGCGATCTCTCCGGCCACCAGGCAGGCGATCACGAAAGTCAGAGAGCTGGTTGAGCAGGCTCCCGCTTTTCACGTGATTCTCCTGACGGTCATTCCTATCCCCTATACCGCTTCCCCTTCCCTCGGCATGTATGTTGGCCAGATCCAGCCCCTGCCCATCACCACCGAACAGCGCAGCGAGGCTGAGGAGGTCCTCAAGCGCGCCCGTCTTGAATTCCAAAAATATGCCATCTCCTCCGAGCGTATCGAGATGATGATCCGCGTCGGTGAGCCAGCTGGCGAGATCGTCAGAGCCGCGCGAGAGCTGGGCGTCGACCTGATCGTCGTCGGAAGCCGCGGCGAAGGTTTTCGCCACAAGCTGCGCCGCCTGCTGGTTGGCAGCATCTCCCGCCGCGTGTTAGCGCTCGCCCCCTGTCCGGTGATGATCGTGATGGCCCCACCTATTGCCCACCCCGGCGATCTGGTCGCCTGGTATCGCAAGGCCCTGACCGCTTATCTGGAGGAGCAGACTGGCGCTCTGGCCGTTTTCACTCCCCAGGAGGTAGCCACTATGTTTCTGCCGGCCAGCAAGAAGAAGGCCGGTAGAAAGGAGATTGCCGCGGCCACCCTCGCGCTTGAGCATCTCGTCAACAGCGGCAGGCTCTGCCGTCGCGAGGTGAAAGGCCAACTGCGCTATGTTAATGACTAA
- a CDS encoding zf-HC2 domain-containing protein: MDCRDQFAPQTEELVMLAFGEEGLAPEVVRHLRACMICQRRLMQFQSLSHHLLTQLYRRQCPDGQRLSFYCAGLLSGEEQRQIAAHVQECPLCAEEVAVTRRFMADPLIPTVSAPSFLRLATPHTGRQAWYRLPDGGPSAVWPQYYHSEEFQLALHISSSSAGCYAVYGLLSCINAVLDVEAFEGRQAVLQPLKTSRRKPAERAVANADPLRLTAEIDRRGMLTFLAVPPGRYMLLLHLRERDLVIEELQIDGCGKVWS; encoded by the coding sequence ATGGATTGCAGAGATCAGTTTGCCCCTCAAACTGAGGAGCTGGTCATGCTGGCCTTCGGCGAAGAGGGCCTGGCTCCCGAGGTAGTGCGACACTTACGCGCATGCATGATTTGCCAACGGCGCCTTATGCAGTTTCAGTCGCTCTCTCATCACTTACTGACGCAACTCTATCGTCGTCAATGCCCTGATGGCCAGCGCCTGAGCTTCTACTGTGCTGGTCTCCTTAGTGGAGAGGAGCAGCGTCAGATTGCTGCTCACGTACAAGAGTGCCCACTCTGTGCCGAAGAGGTGGCTGTCACCAGGCGCTTCATGGCTGATCCGCTGATACCTACGGTCTCGGCGCCTTCCTTCCTCCGCCTGGCAACGCCACATACCGGGCGGCAGGCTTGGTATAGGCTGCCTGATGGGGGCCCATCAGCAGTGTGGCCGCAGTACTACCATAGCGAAGAGTTTCAGCTGGCGCTGCATATCTCGTCTTCAAGCGCGGGGTGTTACGCGGTCTACGGCCTGCTCAGCTGCATCAATGCGGTGCTTGATGTGGAGGCTTTCGAAGGTCGTCAAGCCGTGCTACAGCCGCTCAAGACCTCGCGGAGGAAGCCAGCCGAACGGGCCGTGGCAAACGCTGATCCGCTTCGGCTGACAGCGGAGATAGACCGCCGAGGAATGTTGACCTTTCTGGCTGTGCCTCCCGGACGCTATATGCTGCTCCTACATCTACGCGAGCGAGACCTGGTCATTGAGGAACTGCAGATCGATGGTTGTGGAAAGGTCTGGAGCTAA